A region of Fibrobacter succinogenes subsp. succinogenes S85 DNA encodes the following proteins:
- a CDS encoding right-handed parallel beta-helix repeat-containing protein yields MKTSWMTVAQMRLLALLGVISFGLVACGDDGKVAGGTEAESTIALYVQMADGTPASTARVRILPDDYLSSGPAENAWNETDEDGQVSFEVRNGRYTIEARNVNKSEASGAVHSVALAKSDSKVDTIKLGELSSIEGFVLLGASPVVRVAGIDRYVVPDSTGHFVIDSLPQGSFDVQIGEPEEVHSTVVQSNAGDTLFVDGSDTSSTIKVVKSKTSTATEYPESDWSVHDALLKQLQGYATGTLGASGRTDSTGKIEKAEGEICIVTTTDDLIDVVDSSKVDSLGNYGTKVALSQGSFRECAEKDTPVWILFEKNGTYNLRSPLRIKSDKTVDGRGRDVRITGMGILTQESSNLIFENLTFTAPAITARDTTSRRALSIHNRTHHVWVDHCTFEEYPLIEVDIKRSSYAVTLSWNRFENAQTGILFGLEPDIFVDTAQTLTMHHNYFANMEARGVLARHGKLHAYNNFFYDVKQAGIECTDSASCYISNNAFNIETPVAVYRLENEDGTPDESTLGFVKMDGNMFGLGGEELAGDANGYELDYTVLVEISDAELAASIKNEAGPR; encoded by the coding sequence ATGAAAACTAGTTGGATGACGGTTGCTCAAATGCGCTTGTTGGCTTTGCTTGGCGTGATTTCTTTTGGCCTTGTGGCTTGTGGCGATGATGGCAAAGTGGCTGGTGGCACCGAAGCCGAATCGACTATTGCTTTGTATGTTCAAATGGCTGATGGAACGCCTGCGTCTACGGCGCGTGTTCGCATTTTGCCGGACGATTACCTTTCTAGCGGCCCTGCGGAAAATGCTTGGAACGAAACAGATGAGGATGGGCAAGTCTCGTTTGAAGTCCGTAACGGCCGCTATACCATTGAAGCACGTAACGTGAATAAGTCTGAGGCTTCGGGTGCTGTGCATTCAGTAGCTCTTGCCAAATCGGATTCCAAAGTTGATACCATCAAGCTTGGCGAGCTTTCGTCTATCGAAGGCTTTGTGCTGCTTGGGGCATCGCCTGTCGTTCGCGTGGCGGGCATTGATCGCTACGTTGTTCCTGATAGTACGGGCCATTTTGTGATTGATTCGCTTCCGCAGGGGAGTTTTGATGTGCAAATTGGTGAACCTGAAGAAGTCCATTCAACAGTGGTGCAATCCAATGCGGGGGACACTTTGTTTGTGGATGGTTCCGACACTTCATCGACTATTAAAGTGGTGAAGTCAAAAACATCGACGGCAACGGAATATCCCGAAAGCGACTGGAGCGTACACGATGCTTTGCTAAAACAGCTCCAAGGCTATGCCACAGGGACGCTCGGAGCTTCTGGCCGTACCGATAGCACGGGGAAAATTGAAAAGGCCGAAGGCGAAATTTGCATTGTTACGACAACGGATGATTTGATTGACGTGGTGGATTCTTCAAAAGTGGATTCGTTGGGAAATTACGGAACTAAGGTCGCCTTGTCCCAGGGCTCTTTCCGTGAATGCGCCGAGAAGGATACTCCAGTCTGGATTCTCTTTGAAAAAAATGGAACGTACAATTTGCGTTCGCCATTGCGCATAAAGTCTGATAAAACTGTGGATGGCCGTGGCCGCGATGTGCGCATTACGGGCATGGGCATTTTGACTCAGGAATCCTCAAATCTCATTTTCGAGAATTTGACCTTTACCGCACCAGCAATTACGGCACGGGATACGACGAGCCGTCGTGCTCTCTCGATCCACAACCGCACGCATCACGTTTGGGTGGATCATTGCACGTTCGAAGAATACCCGCTCATCGAGGTGGATATCAAGCGCAGTTCGTATGCGGTGACGCTCTCGTGGAATCGTTTTGAAAATGCGCAGACCGGCATTCTGTTTGGTCTTGAACCGGATATCTTTGTGGATACTGCTCAGACGCTTACGATGCACCACAACTACTTTGCGAACATGGAAGCTCGCGGTGTGCTTGCACGTCATGGCAAATTGCATGCGTACAACAATTTCTTTTACGATGTAAAACAGGCCGGAATTGAGTGCACCGATTCTGCGTCCTGCTACATCTCAAACAATGCGTTCAACATCGAAACGCCGGTTGCTGTGTACCGCCTTGAAAACGAAGACGGTACGCCGGACGAATCAACGCTTGGCTTTGTTAAAATGGACGGGAATATGTTTGGCCTTGGAGGCGAGGAACTCGCTGGCGATGCCAATGGCTATGAATTGGATTATACAGTGTTAGTGGAAATCTCGGATGCAGAACTTGCCGCTAGCATCAAGAATGAAGCCGGTCCTCGGTAA
- the glyA gene encoding serine hydroxymethyltransferase: MLKSTLQQTDPEIYNIIQKEAERQEYGIELIASENYTSKAVMEAMGSVLTNKYSEGYVGKRYYGGNEVIDEMEALAIDRCKKLFGCDHVNIQPLSGSPANAAVYFAVLKPGDKVLGLKLDHGGHLSHGHPVNFSGMLYNFVQYEVDKETGRIDMDKVREIALREKPKMILAGFSAYSRNLDWKRFKEIADEVGALTMADISHIAGLIAGKAIESPVPYFDIVTTTTHKTLRGPRSAIIMCKDRTIQKMVKGELKEVSLAKEIDKGVFPGMQGGPHDHINAGKAVAFLEALQPEFQTYAKNVIKNAQAMCAEMQKLGYKVISDGTDNHLIVVDMTSKGVSGKEAEVAMEKVGISCSRSTIPFDPRKPMDPSGVRLGTAAITTRGFDEEDTREVARIIDRAIQAKDDDAALAKIREDIVALCKKHPLYK, translated from the coding sequence ATGCTTAAATCTACATTGCAACAGACCGATCCGGAAATCTATAACATCATCCAGAAGGAAGCCGAACGCCAGGAATATGGTATCGAACTTATCGCTTCTGAAAACTACACTTCCAAGGCTGTGATGGAAGCCATGGGTTCTGTTCTCACGAACAAGTACAGTGAAGGTTACGTTGGCAAGCGCTACTACGGTGGTAACGAAGTTATCGACGAAATGGAAGCTCTCGCTATCGATCGTTGCAAGAAGCTCTTTGGTTGCGACCACGTGAACATCCAGCCGCTTTCCGGTTCTCCGGCTAACGCTGCTGTCTACTTCGCCGTTCTCAAACCGGGTGACAAGGTCCTCGGCCTCAAGCTCGACCACGGTGGACACCTTTCTCACGGCCATCCGGTGAACTTCTCCGGTATGCTCTACAACTTCGTGCAGTACGAAGTCGATAAGGAAACGGGTCGCATCGATATGGACAAGGTCCGCGAAATTGCTCTCCGCGAAAAGCCGAAGATGATCCTCGCTGGTTTCTCTGCTTACAGCCGTAACCTCGACTGGAAGCGCTTCAAGGAAATCGCAGACGAAGTTGGCGCTCTCACGATGGCTGACATTTCTCACATTGCTGGCCTCATCGCCGGTAAGGCAATCGAATCTCCGGTGCCGTACTTCGACATCGTGACGACCACGACCCACAAGACTCTCCGTGGCCCGCGTTCCGCTATCATCATGTGCAAGGACCGCACGATCCAGAAGATGGTGAAGGGCGAACTCAAGGAAGTTTCCCTCGCCAAGGAAATCGACAAGGGCGTGTTCCCGGGCATGCAGGGTGGTCCGCATGACCACATCAACGCCGGTAAGGCCGTTGCATTCCTCGAAGCTTTGCAGCCGGAATTCCAGACCTACGCCAAGAACGTCATCAAGAATGCTCAGGCTATGTGCGCTGAAATGCAGAAGCTCGGCTACAAGGTCATCAGCGATGGCACCGACAACCACCTCATCGTTGTCGACATGACTTCTAAGGGCGTTTCCGGTAAGGAAGCTGAAGTCGCTATGGAAAAGGTCGGCATCTCCTGCAGCCGTTCCACGATTCCGTTCGATCCGCGCAAGCCGATGGATCCGTCTGGTGTTCGTCTCGGTACTGCCGCTATCACGACCCGTGGCTTCGATGAAGAAGACACCCGCGAAGTGGCCCGCATCATCGACCGCGCTATCCAGGCTAAGGATGACGATGCCGCTCTCGCCAAGATCCGCGAAGACATCGTCGCTCTCTGCAAGAAACACCCGCTTTATAAGTAA
- a CDS encoding fibrobacter succinogenes major paralogous domain-containing protein, with protein MNNIYALILSIAMFFFAACGESDSSVNPVDDTGSSLSSYEKSCSSSAKSSSSVKPKPSESAKKVNEDCVYDAKAETLKDLRDGQTYKTVKIDNQIWMAENLNYKTDDSYCYDNNDKYCSKYGRLYTWAAAMDSASVFSENGEGCGYGKKCSPTYPVRGICFNGWHIPDASEWNRLFAMADDSIGTKLKSVSGWSFNSGNGTDLFGFSALPAGHRDFIGGFYGDSTEAYFWSSTERDWYNARYVGLQKHNSEGARWGLEKDKAISIRCVKD; from the coding sequence ATGAATAATATTTATGCTCTTATTTTGTCTATCGCAATGTTTTTCTTTGCCGCGTGCGGTGAAAGCGACTCGTCTGTGAATCCCGTTGATGACACGGGTTCCTCTCTATCATCTTATGAAAAATCCTGTAGCAGTTCCGCAAAATCAAGTAGCTCTGTAAAACCTAAACCAAGTGAGTCCGCAAAAAAAGTTAATGAAGATTGTGTCTATGATGCGAAGGCGGAAACGCTTAAAGATTTGCGTGATGGACAAACGTACAAAACGGTGAAAATAGACAATCAGATTTGGATGGCGGAAAACCTCAACTACAAAACTGACGATAGCTATTGTTATGACAATAACGATAAATATTGCTCTAAATACGGACGACTTTATACTTGGGCGGCAGCAATGGATAGTGCCAGCGTATTCAGTGAAAATGGCGAAGGCTGCGGTTATGGCAAGAAATGTTCACCAACGTACCCAGTGCGTGGAATTTGCTTTAACGGATGGCATATTCCTGATGCTAGTGAATGGAATAGGTTGTTTGCGATGGCAGACGATTCTATTGGAACAAAACTCAAGTCTGTATCGGGTTGGAGTTTTAACAGTGGAAATGGCACGGATTTATTCGGCTTTTCGGCTCTTCCTGCGGGGCACAGGGATTTTATTGGCGGTTTCTATGGCGATAGTACCGAAGCGTATTTTTGGAGCTCTACAGAACGTGATTGGTATAATGCTCGCTATGTGGGGCTGCAAAAACATAATAGTGAGGGGGCTCGATGGGGGCTCGAAAAGGACAAAGCCATTTCCATCCGTTGTGTTAAAGACTAA
- a CDS encoding fibro-slime domain-containing protein codes for MLKKYVLGLFLGITAAFASGQQKTIAFFTPWSNTNAVLYMGGDSVATMTSLENYCGWFKATVDAPESDFKVYFKQTVGFNYVGAEGLVSTEPTMATEIALDSVAALSDTIWVQGYKTDVPALFSKYPGVLGDCPLKKIPVTVYDWLHGTKGDGDGSGKNGDPANGVSADFGSGGCSGKSKAVTGMVEYNLGPNGVPVRANPFPENCKITDHLDSWFLPQVIGMDSAGNEYTNMTCRDLYVSLDDDGFWLAEVSKDRISEGNEKNSDGMFLLDDFEYLDDAKTVPNPYFDQLKGTKIGKHNFGYTAKIQATFEYVPGQYFDFYGDDDVWVFIDNRLAVDIGGQHAQVAGAVDLDTIGQNTGNKLVPGKTYDFHIFYVERHTGSSNFRMRTSIDLHVDASIFLTSDNRDEGKRFEIWQINKKNKLSCNYDANSTELDTIGGVSTFTLTGGNLAEPEILDVGTHYEGIVITSDSTFYIDSAAIVSNVALAPGHYFLEITLKADPSQKTKVEITVPSYAVPSVAFMKTDWTILGKNVSGDTVQIGEWAYATYQVNIAFFEEWAKVNNYNRKINLSFSDVNIDILDTVDGNKINAVNLDANGKATFFVRANAPVSGVTLTAKGAAAGVSVWTDLVFAAPPVPRVSNAIAIDRNGDGRADSLYVHFDKSLKQKSKLDSIQFTFGESFNTTSKFTIVNENDIVITAENLTPQNCSGDVCGFGSKVFTGGTSDVYVGSLNNWFTYEDKGKTGRFYMENEPIADGVGPVILTAVKSKNNNGNVMLLLTFSETVSDESKKNFVQMFDFLCVRSGENRTPENPMLQGGADKTMLLIYEATAKDAVLPTSGDRVRFTVDGIVTDLAQNKAHKENPWVVIAGDQELSLESPNVVLIGEDPYDIIKKDSVTQALLIPNTAQNAQEIGDSLGVQGSLVDFDVSKVMIEQTQTAVNHLDAFIESRIDNTVHYDTTVTSISEEEALVQLFNDIRTVVVDTSYGFSEETVNGILDGAINEGNYKLIVRPEDQALIATMVEANVDASRDTTIAIDEILSVTQADLFDAIRQGKMDRELLQAGVSQELIDAIKNGDVNEFNIGEYRSGEKTVISGDDVELYYHTRYFSHLGEFVGDYSSSIKCSDRDLYGEEGCLKNKGRIFLAWNMRSNNGRLVGTGVYIERLEIKVIVNGKKNIHQVRDKLMGVRRKGGTLSHKNSL; via the coding sequence ATGTTGAAAAAATATGTGTTAGGGCTGTTTCTAGGCATTACGGCTGCTTTTGCAAGCGGCCAACAAAAAACAATTGCTTTCTTTACTCCGTGGTCGAATACGAATGCTGTCCTTTATATGGGCGGCGATTCTGTAGCCACCATGACTTCGCTTGAAAATTACTGCGGGTGGTTCAAGGCTACGGTAGATGCCCCTGAAAGCGATTTCAAGGTTTACTTTAAACAGACCGTCGGATTTAATTATGTCGGCGCCGAAGGCTTGGTCTCGACGGAACCGACTATGGCGACTGAAATTGCGCTTGATTCTGTGGCGGCCCTTTCGGATACGATTTGGGTTCAAGGCTACAAGACGGATGTGCCCGCGCTATTTTCGAAATATCCTGGCGTTCTTGGCGATTGCCCGCTAAAGAAAATTCCTGTGACTGTTTACGACTGGCTTCATGGAACTAAGGGCGATGGAGACGGTAGCGGTAAAAATGGCGACCCGGCAAACGGTGTGAGCGCTGATTTTGGGTCGGGTGGATGCTCTGGCAAATCGAAGGCTGTGACGGGCATGGTCGAATACAATCTCGGTCCAAACGGCGTTCCTGTTCGTGCAAATCCGTTCCCGGAAAACTGCAAGATTACGGATCATTTGGATAGCTGGTTCTTGCCACAGGTTATCGGCATGGATTCTGCGGGTAACGAGTACACCAATATGACTTGCCGCGACCTTTATGTTTCTTTGGACGATGATGGATTTTGGCTTGCAGAAGTGTCGAAAGACCGCATATCGGAAGGCAACGAAAAGAATTCAGATGGCATGTTCCTACTGGATGATTTTGAATATCTCGATGATGCAAAGACCGTTCCGAATCCTTATTTTGACCAACTTAAGGGAACAAAAATCGGCAAGCATAATTTTGGCTATACTGCAAAAATTCAGGCGACCTTTGAATATGTTCCAGGGCAGTATTTTGATTTTTATGGAGACGATGACGTTTGGGTGTTTATTGATAATCGATTGGCTGTAGATATCGGTGGCCAGCACGCCCAAGTGGCGGGTGCCGTGGATCTCGATACGATTGGTCAAAATACTGGGAACAAGCTTGTTCCTGGAAAGACTTATGATTTCCACATCTTTTACGTTGAACGCCATACGGGTTCCTCGAATTTCCGCATGCGCACCTCCATTGACTTGCATGTGGATGCGTCGATTTTCTTGACGTCTGATAATCGCGATGAAGGAAAGCGTTTTGAAATTTGGCAAATCAATAAGAAAAATAAGCTGTCTTGCAATTACGATGCAAATTCAACGGAACTGGATACGATTGGAGGCGTCTCTACGTTTACGCTCACCGGCGGAAATCTTGCAGAACCTGAAATTCTTGATGTCGGAACGCATTACGAAGGCATCGTAATTACAAGCGATTCAACATTCTACATTGACTCGGCGGCGATTGTGTCGAATGTTGCCCTTGCTCCTGGTCATTACTTCTTGGAAATTACGTTGAAGGCTGATCCCAGCCAAAAGACTAAAGTTGAAATTACGGTTCCCTCTTATGCGGTGCCAAGCGTTGCTTTTATGAAGACGGATTGGACTATTCTCGGGAAAAATGTTTCTGGCGATACGGTGCAAATTGGCGAATGGGCGTATGCGACCTATCAAGTGAATATTGCCTTCTTTGAAGAATGGGCGAAGGTCAACAATTACAATCGAAAGATAAATCTATCATTCTCCGATGTGAATATTGATATTTTGGATACTGTGGACGGAAATAAAATCAATGCTGTGAATTTGGATGCAAATGGAAAAGCAACATTCTTTGTCCGTGCTAATGCGCCTGTGTCGGGCGTGACGCTTACGGCGAAGGGTGCTGCTGCAGGTGTGTCCGTGTGGACGGACCTTGTGTTTGCGGCTCCGCCGGTTCCCCGTGTGTCAAATGCCATTGCGATTGACCGAAACGGTGATGGTCGTGCCGATAGTTTGTATGTGCATTTTGATAAATCTCTCAAGCAAAAGAGCAAACTCGATTCTATCCAGTTTACTTTTGGGGAATCGTTTAATACGACCTCCAAGTTTACGATTGTCAATGAAAATGATATTGTAATTACGGCTGAAAACTTGACTCCGCAAAATTGCTCTGGGGATGTGTGCGGCTTTGGAAGCAAGGTCTTTACAGGGGGCACCTCGGACGTTTATGTCGGAAGTTTAAACAATTGGTTTACCTATGAAGACAAAGGAAAGACTGGTCGCTTCTATATGGAAAATGAACCCATTGCTGATGGGGTCGGGCCTGTTATTCTTACGGCTGTAAAATCAAAAAATAATAATGGAAATGTAATGCTCTTGCTTACTTTCAGCGAAACCGTGTCCGATGAATCCAAAAAGAATTTTGTACAAATGTTCGATTTCCTCTGTGTACGTTCAGGAGAAAATCGTACTCCTGAAAATCCGATGCTGCAAGGAGGGGCTGATAAAACCATGTTGCTCATTTACGAGGCGACTGCAAAAGATGCGGTGCTCCCGACTAGTGGTGATCGCGTTCGTTTTACCGTTGATGGAATTGTTACGGACCTTGCACAAAATAAGGCCCATAAAGAGAACCCTTGGGTTGTCATAGCCGGGGATCAGGAACTTTCTCTTGAAAGTCCCAATGTGGTACTGATTGGCGAAGATCCTTATGATATCATCAAGAAGGATTCCGTTACACAGGCTCTGCTTATTCCTAACACAGCGCAGAATGCTCAGGAAATAGGGGATTCTCTTGGCGTTCAGGGAAGTCTTGTCGATTTCGATGTCTCGAAAGTTATGATTGAACAGACTCAGACTGCAGTGAATCATCTTGATGCGTTTATTGAATCTCGAATTGATAATACGGTCCACTACGACACCACCGTTACAAGCATCAGCGAAGAAGAAGCTCTTGTGCAACTTTTTAACGACATCCGTACAGTAGTTGTGGATACGTCTTACGGGTTTAGCGAAGAGACGGTCAACGGGATTTTAGACGGAGCTATAAACGAGGGTAATTATAAATTAATAGTTCGACCGGAAGACCAGGCGCTTATCGCGACGATGGTCGAAGCGAATGTTGATGCGAGCCGCGATACCACCATTGCGATAGATGAAATTTTATCTGTAACGCAGGCAGACTTGTTCGATGCAATTCGACAAGGAAAAATGGATAGAGAACTTTTGCAAGCCGGTGTAAGCCAAGAACTGATTGATGCCATAAAAAATGGCGATGTAAATGAATTCAATATCGGTGAATATCGCAGTGGCGAAAAAACTGTAATTTCGGGTGATGATGTTGAACTTTATTACCATACGCGGTATTTCAGTCACTTGGGAGAATTTGTTGGAGATTATTCCAGTTCAATTAAATGTTCGGATCGTGATTTATATGGAGAAGAAGGTTGCTTAAAAAACAAGGGAAGAATTTTCCTAGCTTGGAATATGCGCTCTAATAATGGCCGTTTAGTGGGCACCGGAGTTTATATCGAACGCCTTGAAATCAAGGTTATCGTGAACGGGAAAAAAAATATACACCAGGTTCGGGATAAATTGATGGGCGTACGCCGTAAAGGTGGCACGTTGTCTCATAAAAATAGTCTTTGA
- a CDS encoding ABC transporter ATP-binding protein codes for MIELDSVTFRYPKSTADALSNISLNIPQGSFFALIGPNGAGKTTLLRLLCGRLGAFKGSVKIDESLRNSAGFLNAEKYGVLLENPGVYPKLSIKEYLQYFTGFYGFDVENWRENGAMLERCKSFAGRLKLPPLDKRLETLSLGNRQKVQIVRALLHSPKLLILDEPVANLDPISRDTVWQLLDEWRKEENGTAIVCSHVLAEMDQWATDYAIIDGGRVLKSGRVADVGADSTSFKINAAGVSLEQIRAALDAAGFSADVNLEHTSLSKLYRSIIQ; via the coding sequence GTGATTGAACTTGATTCGGTAACATTCCGTTATCCGAAATCTACGGCAGATGCTCTGTCTAATATTTCTCTCAATATCCCGCAAGGGAGCTTTTTTGCGCTGATAGGCCCGAATGGCGCTGGCAAGACGACTTTGTTGCGCTTGCTTTGCGGGCGTCTGGGCGCATTCAAAGGCTCTGTCAAAATTGATGAGTCCCTGCGCAATTCTGCGGGATTCCTGAATGCCGAAAAGTACGGTGTGCTGCTCGAAAATCCGGGCGTTTATCCGAAACTTTCCATCAAGGAATACCTTCAGTATTTTACGGGCTTTTATGGCTTTGACGTTGAGAATTGGCGCGAAAACGGTGCCATGTTGGAACGTTGCAAGTCTTTTGCTGGACGCCTCAAGTTGCCACCCCTTGATAAGCGCTTAGAAACGCTTTCTCTCGGAAACCGCCAAAAGGTGCAGATTGTCCGTGCGCTTTTGCATAGCCCGAAGCTTTTGATTCTTGACGAGCCTGTTGCAAATCTAGACCCGATTTCAAGAGATACGGTTTGGCAACTGCTTGATGAATGGCGCAAAGAAGAAAACGGAACGGCGATTGTCTGTTCGCATGTGCTTGCTGAAATGGACCAGTGGGCGACTGATTATGCCATTATTGATGGCGGTCGGGTATTGAAAAGTGGGCGAGTCGCTGATGTCGGTGCCGACAGCACTTCATTTAAGATAAACGCTGCCGGTGTATCGCTTGAACAAATCCGCGCTGCTCTTGATGCTGCTGGCTTCTCCGCAGACGTTAATCTTGAACACACAAGCCTTTCAAAGCTTTATCGTTCAATTATTCAGTAA
- a CDS encoding carbohydrate-binding protein — MECFKTSLCAAFSLAVSTFAGPITTVPWNGHPGAATFTFDDGLHSQTNNLTFLDNMDVKVTFFVCTGTMDFSTNSQPHLNYAKKGHEIGNHTVNHKNLTQGADLNSEIGGAATKLRSMGLEATSLATPYCAQNATVKNAINQEHFINRGCGGGGLTGWDNEPDWMQIDSHYWQASSNVASFKSSLDQAASGKWHVQLNHGVAGNWDVISTADIKTLIEYAVSKNLWVATFSTVGAYLRAHFTIDKATATNTANGFTVKWTSPHAHMPKSVPLRVKIQGAQGKTVSQKGKEVKPNSDGTYTIEFMALELEVSGEPIEVKPFKGAIEIPGTVEAENYDTYAYSDADGKSDETGYRSDDAGIVKGGSGYALGYTSADDYFEYTLDVKKAGKYKVVINGATGNSTASSVTVSVGDKKIETEIPSKGDWNTYSEVEAGELELAAGKRTLRLTINTNYINIDWIKFVDESGTTNIARKIAFEHGPAMVRYQVFDLNGQLIKSANVMAGSVSEAWNLVKTGLRKGAYVMRYSEAGQGSHVVKVRLQ, encoded by the coding sequence ATGGAATGTTTTAAAACTTCCCTTTGCGCGGCATTTTCGCTTGCTGTTTCTACTTTTGCTGGCCCGATCACTACGGTTCCTTGGAATGGTCATCCGGGTGCGGCGACTTTCACGTTTGACGATGGTCTCCATTCCCAGACGAACAACCTTACGTTCTTGGATAACATGGATGTAAAGGTGACGTTCTTTGTTTGCACGGGAACGATGGATTTTTCGACCAATTCGCAACCGCACTTGAATTATGCCAAGAAAGGCCACGAAATCGGGAACCACACGGTCAACCACAAAAATTTGACGCAGGGTGCGGATCTCAATTCAGAAATTGGCGGTGCTGCCACAAAGCTCCGTAGCATGGGGCTAGAAGCGACTTCCTTGGCGACGCCTTATTGCGCCCAGAACGCGACCGTTAAGAATGCGATTAACCAGGAACATTTCATCAATCGCGGGTGCGGTGGTGGCGGCCTTACGGGCTGGGATAACGAACCGGACTGGATGCAGATTGATTCGCACTACTGGCAGGCAAGTAGCAATGTCGCGAGTTTCAAGAGTAGCCTCGATCAGGCGGCGAGTGGCAAGTGGCACGTGCAGCTGAATCACGGTGTTGCGGGCAACTGGGATGTGATTTCGACGGCGGACATCAAGACGCTGATTGAATATGCGGTTAGCAAGAATTTGTGGGTCGCGACGTTTTCTACGGTGGGCGCTTACTTGCGCGCTCATTTCACGATTGATAAGGCGACTGCGACAAATACGGCGAACGGATTTACGGTCAAGTGGACATCTCCGCATGCGCATATGCCAAAGAGCGTGCCGCTTCGCGTAAAGATTCAGGGAGCTCAGGGCAAGACTGTAAGCCAGAAGGGCAAAGAGGTCAAGCCGAATTCCGATGGTACTTACACGATTGAATTCATGGCGCTTGAACTTGAAGTTTCTGGCGAACCGATTGAAGTCAAACCATTCAAGGGCGCAATTGAAATTCCGGGAACTGTTGAAGCCGAAAACTACGATACTTACGCTTACAGCGATGCCGACGGCAAGAGTGACGAAACAGGTTACCGCAGCGATGATGCCGGCATTGTCAAGGGTGGCTCTGGCTATGCGCTCGGCTACACGAGTGCTGACGATTATTTCGAATACACGCTCGATGTGAAAAAGGCGGGTAAGTACAAAGTAGTCATCAATGGCGCTACGGGTAATTCTACAGCGTCTTCCGTGACTGTTTCTGTAGGTGATAAAAAGATTGAAACGGAAATCCCGTCAAAGGGCGATTGGAATACGTATTCCGAAGTGGAAGCGGGCGAGTTGGAACTTGCAGCAGGCAAGCGAACGCTCCGCCTTACAATCAATACAAACTATATAAATATCGACTGGATTAAGTTCGTGGATGAATCGGGGACAACGAATATCGCGCGAAAAATTGCGTTTGAACATGGCCCTGCGATGGTGCGTTACCAGGTGTTTGATTTGAATGGCCAACTAATCAAGTCTGCGAATGTAATGGCGGGTTCTGTAAGCGAAGCCTGGAATCTTGTAAAAACAGGTCTCCGAAAAGGCGCTTACGTCATGCGTTACAGCGAGGCTGGGCAAGGCTCGCACGTCGTGAAAGTCCGTTTGCAATAG
- a CDS encoding TIGR02147 family protein → MINIFEYLNYREFLKDAYEERHASDWRFSHRFIAEKAGFDSSMFNKILQGKRNLTDRIVDVFASIFCSDEREKAYFANMVAFNQAKTHTESRQFLEKLVASKECKVENLAKDQFEYFDHWYHAVVRELVTFYPYVGDDAALGLMVRPPISASQVKSSIALLERLSMIKKNEQTGFYEQTQGLVSSGFESYNTAVNAYIQQNLDVAQTAMDRFDRGERNLSTLAFGCDEATYKELVEMVRRFRREVLAKVGACQKPNRVFQLGMQLFPLSDPYPPPQRRGRKRRIRGAEIQNASREITDESREPAEVQGGNHEN, encoded by the coding sequence ATGATCAATATTTTTGAATATCTGAATTACCGCGAATTTTTGAAAGACGCCTACGAAGAGCGCCATGCAAGCGATTGGCGTTTTAGCCATCGTTTTATTGCCGAAAAAGCGGGCTTCGATTCATCGATGTTCAATAAGATCTTGCAGGGCAAGCGAAACCTGACCGACCGCATTGTCGATGTTTTTGCGTCTATCTTTTGCAGTGACGAACGCGAAAAAGCGTACTTTGCAAACATGGTCGCTTTTAACCAGGCGAAAACGCATACTGAAAGTCGCCAGTTCTTGGAAAAGCTTGTCGCGTCCAAGGAATGCAAGGTGGAAAACTTGGCGAAGGACCAGTTTGAATATTTTGACCATTGGTACCATGCGGTTGTCCGTGAACTTGTGACTTTTTACCCGTATGTGGGTGACGATGCCGCCTTGGGCCTTATGGTGCGCCCGCCGATTTCTGCAAGCCAGGTCAAGTCTTCGATTGCGCTTTTGGAACGCTTGTCGATGATCAAGAAAAACGAGCAAACAGGATTTTATGAACAAACGCAAGGTCTTGTTTCGAGTGGCTTTGAATCGTACAATACGGCGGTGAACGCTTACATCCAACAGAATCTGGACGTGGCGCAAACGGCGATGGACCGCTTTGATCGCGGTGAACGCAATCTTTCGACGCTTGCGTTTGGCTGTGACGAAGCGACTTATAAAGAACTTGTGGAAATGGTGCGCCGCTTCCGTCGCGAAGTGCTTGCTAAAGTAGGTGCGTGTCAAAAGCCGAATCGCGTTTTCCAGCTCGGCATGCAGCTTTTTCCGCTTTCGGACCCGTATCCGCCACCGCAGAGGCGTGGGCGCAAACGCCGCATTCGCGGTGCCGAAATACAGAATGCTTCTCGTGAAATCACGGATGAATCTCGCGAACCTGCCGAAGTTCAAGGGGGCAATCATGAAAACTAG